The DNA segment AGTTCAAGTCCATCTTTGCTTTCAAGTTAACGCTTTACTCAATTTCTGCACTCTGGCAGCatttcatacaagtatatgactAAAATCTATTATCTCAATTTTCCTATCAGCAAATTGGAGTTACGTAAAAGTTGACAGTAGAAGTTCTCTTGTTAATTAgtgtaaaaaaagaaagaggaaaAAAACGTTTTGATTTGTTTAGGTGGTTAAACTGACATTACTCCGTCGTCGGAGTCTGTCCTTCTCACTTACtgtttttaaacgattttgaTTTGTAGTGTTTGACAtccaattattatattttcgttgTTTTCCACATTCGTCACACTGGGCATTAGAtacattctttatttattttttaataaattcaccATTCACTATGTGCCGTGTTTCCTGTACCCTTCCCGTAGTGTTAAATCATCAGCATATATCTTGTACATATGGAAATATTTGTACACTCGTGGCCATGCAAAGCTTACCGCTATACTTTCTTAAAATTGGTTTAGGTCTTTTTGgttcgttcgggattttcttcaaatttctttGTTATGTTTTTAGAAAGCAGAAGTAATATTATCTAATtctaattatagtttttaatttattacgtttaatgaataaaacataaactagcttttctgtgcttatacaaaagcggccgatttaattgtttttaaacgacgactaaacttcgtgtttcaatttaaaaaaaaaattacaataataaaatattaattgcaatTATAGTGTAGTTATTtcataagttaaaaaaatataatattttcatcgcATTCTCTTACATGttgagctcattttgtaaagctcactaactTTTAAATGATTTTCTCTATAGATAAAtgtgttttgattttaattttcaatagttttgataaataacatgtcattaactaatttttaaatatataatgtctataccgctataaagtgttgtcaaatatgcacaacactCCGAAATTTTTAGTGGctacatgtgtatgtgcatacacaTGTAATATTTCACATGGAACAATGAGTAATATCATATGTAATTTATGTTGTTTCTCATTTGTTTTCATACCCTTATAATTCCAAAAGTAGATAAGTGCGACCGCATGGTCTTTTAAGATATTATCAAcactttttactttatttttatatactatgtacatatgtacgcattaAGTTAATAATACAACTCTCTCATAATTGTAAGTGAGCAGTAATCACACTTGTACTCATTCCGTGAATAATTTGCATGGTTCATACTCAATTTTTCGCAAGTGGCTCAAAGTTGTGTTTAActcattcactgcagatcactgcaatacacatataatatttttatgcttgcATGTACATAAATTTGGTTGTCTGTGTCAACGGAGATTTCACATGAAAGAATGAGTGTAGGTacatatcaaatataatttatgtgtAAGTTGTTCTTTCACATTCGTTTTCCACATATGTAATTCCAAAAGTAGTAGGTAAGTGCGACCGCGTGGTCTTTTAGAATATTATCAAACGGTTTTCATGACCAAAATAAATacagtatattatatatacatacatgtatgtatatatgtacgtacatatttaGGTAATTATATGTCAATTTTTAAATACGTGTCTATACACAAATGTGCTTTGATGCACACccagaacaaaataaataaaaaaaaacttgaaggATGACTTCTTTTAGCTATTCAAGAGCTCGAGTTATACGcaacttaatatatttttgttaatacgTACGGATATATAGAATATTGTCGTGTAGTATAATCTGGATATGAATTGTCGGCAACTGATATAACTGAACTGTTTACAACGCACAATTTAAACCAgagataatgggatgcccaacttatttgAGAGCgtctcaaaataagcgttttttataacattttccattatggccagatcgaacaaaataaaaatttttgggcattttaaattaaaacacccaacatttattacgattgcaaattattatatattggacttttaatatatgacgaaactacttaaatccttttttatgattttgtggtatattaaaaaaactgacttttgatctttcaatacaataataaggtgaattaagcctgttagttctcaattattaaatgtttgtaatcatttgtaattgaaaattaattctattatgcatcaaattacaaaacgtttcatgaaatatatttaaatttcgcattttctttgattttcattgttttaaatttttattagcggtcttgaacagcggcaacaaattcctccgtttacatatttttttgataagatttcaatctggccgtcgctcgtttccaattgctaaacgtcaaaacctccccaatgcagtcaactgtcaaagcttaggtggttttgacgtttagcaattgttctctcacttccagagagagaggagttggacacctctttatctttttttatctCTGATTGAAACAAACTGAACTCGTTTGCTTTGCTACTCACGCTATACAGCAGCAAAACACTTTTGTATAGCTGAACTACTAAGTACAGCGATTACTTAGAGAAGCGATCTTTTTGCTCTCTCGTAAAATGAATACTTCCCCTTTCTGTGTTGAGAGATTTAAGGAGTTTAGCAGTTTAGAGACTCTCTTTGTGCTCtcgtaaaaataatatttctctgTCTTCGTGTGAAGAGATTTAAAGAGTTTAGCATAGCTTAAGTGCCCTGGAGACGATCAAATAATTCCAGCAACGCTTAATGATTCATTTGGTGAACGAAATTTGAGCAAAGTTATACCCGTAGTGAAAACTTAGGATGCAGTTGTACGCTTTTGCTTTCTATAGGCTGACTGGTTTCTACGGGAACATCCAATTTTCTCGATGGCGGAAGCGGTGATGAGTTTTCATATCAAAGATGCGCAATGCTCTTGGCATCAATTTGTCGAAAATATCTATGAAATAATGGAAATCGTCGAATCCGACCGTCATTGGGTGCCTAAGAGCTAAACATTGCAGCATAAGCAATTCGAAACTATTTAAATTGACCAAAACGTCCACTTGAAAATCGCAATAAAATCGATCCAGTTCTATAGTGGATGTTTGCTGCTGATAAAATGACGATCACGTTGACGTCCAGAGACAACGTGCGTGGTTGAATCGCGTTTAGCCGGTCAAAATCATCGGAAAAAATCAGAGTATCATCTACCATAAACGCTCCACTACGACTAAACTCATCCGGTGAACACACAGAAAGCAACACGACAGTGAGCTGCAAATGGCGTCGTGAAGCCCGCtatatgaacatttgtaagatgGCAGTTACATATCAAACAGCTTATGTACACAATTTTGTGGTTAGTCGTCTCTGCCTTTCGTTGTTGCCATACTAATgccttcaatgaaattttaatattttgttcaaaatgaaatttttatgcaaaaaataagtaaatatgtaaatttatttgttttaaattatcagttGTTATTGCAAATGATATAAGAGAGCTTTTAAGGTtctctttgtaaaataacgATAGGTTTGCAAGCTGACTCCCGCTGTCCGGCTAGCGGTGGCTCTCACGAAAAAAACGGTGCTCTGAGTTATTCGGCgatttgtagatatgtacatacactcaCCGTCAATAGAATAGACGTATATTCAGctaacaacttttatttttgattcaattaaattaaagttattaagCAAAGACCTTCGTTAAACACTTACGAGTATACTTCAAAGATAATTTTcagatttatataattttaacagAAGTGAGTGTTTGCAAACATTGTGTTAAAAAAGTCCATTCTCATGCTTAAAGAGTTCATTTTAGCTTTGTCACTAGAATAAACACACTTAAGGTGActtatttttttagaagaaaggtactttattttaaattattttgatactTAAGACACTTAACATTTCTAGTTGTGCGCTGAACAGCTCAAAGGCTAACGTTCATTTTGTGTTATTTCTCAAACTCAGTTGCCGACCTACTTTCACTGGTagcaatttaacaaaatttttaaaaattttaaatatcgcTCGAGTAGTTAATGCCTTTGTTCtctttctaaacttttttcttgtaCCTCTGGTTCTTTTAAAAATCTATCAAATTCAGTTATGGAGCTGCGATTTATTCTTTTGGTAGTATTTGGATGCATTAGGCTTAATGAGTGAAAGGAGCCCATTTTTTGACGTTcctatatacttgtacattccttcctatatacatacatatatgctcttcTCTTCCCGTTCTTGCTCCAATTATTTCTCAAAATCTATAGATTtcttaattttcagtttttttttatttcaaataatttttatttatttttttttttatagaacacTGAAGAACGCGAAGTGTGTTTAATTCAATGACCAACCGAAAGTCTACGAGTTTACATCGAAGTTTCTGGAGTCTTAAAATCAGCAGGAATGTTTTCTCGAGCCAACAATTTatggttttgaaataaaaagattttgtcAACAAATACAGGTATGGAAGAAAACAGAATAGTATATTGGAGAAGAAATTGGTGCGTTTATCTTATGACTAGTAGTGTactaatgtatttattattgagAGGCCGAACATGCTAGTTTTATAGTTGGACATACCGCGTCTTATAAAAGTATTTAACATTATTAAGAGCAAGGAGTTGCAATAGTTGACTTATACTGCTTTGTGATTGGTGAATTGTCGCGCCCGCATGAAGTCCGTTACCCGTCTGCTGATCGATTTCTCATGTGTGTGATTCGTAAGAGAAAGCAGTGTAGTTTACTCCGTTCGCTAGCTCAAGGCGTGGCTAAAAATGCTTTGTTGTTAATTCAATAGAAATTTCGTTGTATGTTGAATTTGTGCCATTTTGAGAGCTATTATGTTATCACAATATATGCGGGCGTTTGCTCATTGTTTGAAAGCGAATCTGTAAGCTTAAGTAAGTAAATACTTACATTGAGAGTAATATTATTTCGCTCAATTGTGATATATTCAAATCAGCTGAGGTTGATTGGCGTGAAATGCGCTcaccttttttaatattaaggCGAAAGCAATAACATTTCATTCTCTGTATTGGAAGTTTTCTGATCAATTGCTCTTAAAATGAAGGGAAGAAGAAAgcgagagagaaagagagaagagTTTACTCAGTCGGAGCTCAGACTCACAACTTTTATTATTCATTGCTGGCGACTACGCTTTTGATGTTTCCCATTCCCTTCACATGAGAAACATGAATCGAACAACTCTTTGTTAATCCCTTTTCATATCTTCTCAAACACTTGTACGCTTCATTTAAGCAGTGCACAGCAATACTTTTCATtagctaattttttatttattcaacaatttcgaaaatattttgttgtattattgaTATTTGTTTGCAGATTGCActgcatacaaaaattatataataaaattcaattactgAAACATATTGTAAATATTCATTTGGAACCGGAAggaattacaaaacaaaaaggacAGCGCTTCGCATTTCCTCGTCAATCAATTACGATGCACTGTATACGTAGGTCTATGCTCTGTCCTGAGTCCGTAGACATCGAGATGTAATATATTAACTAAAACCTGTGtagcatacaaaatatatggcgcgtttttttcaaagcaaaaaatcacatattttgatatttattagcaaataatttattataaaaaatatatttattaatattgttcaCTCATTTCGACGTTAGTAAGGCTACAGGCGCAACAAAACCGGAAATAATTTTAGATGCGGGTAATGCACACTTTTGTTCCCAACGGTCATTTTCCTCGTCATAGACTGATACATTgtttttgaaaggaaaaaatatacaaGATCTATTAAGAGCCCAGAGTTTATTGTCCAGCGATACGCAAGATATGCTACAATAGCCAACTCCCAAAGAGCGAATCTGCGAAATTTTGTCAAGAATATTTAGTATGACATCAAGCGATCGGCAAAAATCAACTTAACATACCTTAGACCATGTGTCCTGCTGAGGATCGTAACGTTCAACAGTTCTGTTCAAACTACCTGTTCGAAAGGTACTGTCTAAAACATAAATGCGACCATTATGTGCAGCTGCCTGTAATATAAAAGGTAGCAATAaacattgtatttaattttaatagtgTTAAGAGTGCGACTAAATAAATCAGTGACTACTTTCAATTAGacaattttggttatttttttggagCGGAGCTACTTTTGCTGATTTTGAAAACTCTAGAAAGGCTTGCAGGGGTGAAATCAAATGGaatcttttattgtattttattgaacATTGGAAAACTATGAGAGGATACGAATTTCGGTTACGTACATCCGCCTATAGTAAAAGAAATCCATGGAGTCGaatgttaatatttaaacaCTTAAGTAAAGTTGTCATATACCGTTTTTGGATTCTCCTCAATCTACCAAATCATGCTTTGATGAACGTTCTCCTcttactaataattattttgtaatctAACTTACACCAGGTAATGTGCGACTTTCTGTCATATCCGCGCAAGGAATCCAAATATTCAAATGCGGGTTGTAGCATTCGACGGACTTTAAACTTCCATTGTCATTACCACCGCccattatgtatattttaccaTTCAAAGTTACTGCACCTGCGTCATATCGAGCGACATTCAAGCTTTTCGCGAACTCCCAACCAGCGGAAGTCGTATAtctgaaaataaacaaaaacaatgaaaaaataatgcatatCTCTAAACTGAAGCGTCAAAAGTGGCATTCCGTCGCGTTGTGTATTCTATTAATAAGAACTCGGAATTATTCTAAAGAAATCGTTGACAATGTCAAAGAGTTGGAGTTTTCTAAAGTCAGAGTCAATCAGACAATAACATTTCACTGAGTTCCCGCCTTCTTAAATGTAGAGGCACCATATTTTGTCCAACATCCATACTACCCTAACACATCTTGTCTAAAGTGCTTTCACTAATAAGTTTAAAGttgactttaaatttttaaagctcATAACCGCCATCGTTAGGTAATTCGTTACAGTTTTAAACATACTTACCTTTCCACTGACGACAGAACCGTTTTAATATCATGACCACCAATCGCGTAGATTTTACCATCTAATTCGACAACGCAGTGTTTGAATCTTGATTGTTTCTTGGCGGGCAAACTTTGCCATGCCTTATTCCTTATGTTCCAGCTGCGGACGATGTTTAATGTGGCACCAGTTTTATAACCGCcaacaaataacaaattatcATCCTTTAAGATAGTTCTATATCATTGGTAATCGATTTCTATACTCGCATATTCCTGCCACTTATCCTCAGTTTTTTATATTGCAGCAGCTTGGGATTAGTctattcaaaaaatgttttacgtACATTAATTCATGTTTATCATTTTTAAACATAAGCCACTGTGTGCGCTTACCTTTGAGCACAATGCCAGCAATGTTTTCTCACCACAACTTGCAGCATTGACCCCACGTGGTCctttaatttgcatatttatctTTGGTTGTGCTTCAGGCTCTCTGATCAACGAAACCGCCTCGACCCCACTTGGTCCCTTAATTTGCGTATTTATCTTTCGCCGTACTTCAGGCTCTCTGACAAACGAAAACGCCTCGACCCCACGTGGTCCTTTAACTTGCATATTTATGGTTGGCTGTGTTTGAGGCTCTCTGAAAAACGGAAACGCCTCGACCCTACGTGGTCCTGTAAACCGCATATTTATCTTTGTTCGTGCTTCCGGCTTAATGATCCAAGATAACGCCTTAAAGGCCAGCAGCTCGCAGCCGGGTAGTGGTTGTATGTGAGTCAACAGAAAGTCCGCATCGAATTGGGTAAGTCGGAGACAAGCTATTAAAAGTGGCAGTTGTTCTTGACGCGCAGCAACATCAAAATTGAACCAGCGTTTTATGGCATCGAAGGCATCTTCCTCACGAGTTATATTCAAATTGTCAGATTCCAGAATACgttgcattttttcaaaatcaaaattcagaAACTCATCGCTTTGGCTGATCTGGTATTATcggaaagaaaatttaaattacacatGTGCTGCTATTGTGAGACATTACGTGTATATTTAGACTCACCTCCACGAAATTCTGTGTttcattttcaatgattttctgcttaaaaaGTTCGCACTGCGTTTCACGCTCTAGCGTATAAACGCCCTGTATAGTGTATTCATTAATGTGTGCCATGAGGTAGTCCACACAAGAGGTTATGGCAtcgtccaattgcaaaacgatTGCCGCCTTTAGCATGTCACTGACATTGTTAACGGTAATGAGGGTCTGACCGGTGTAACAAAATGTTATTAGACGCTCAAAAATATCGCTATCGATATCATTTATCTCTATGACAGGATTAGTGCCTTGAGCGCCATTGAAAAGGTTCTCGAAGTAAGGACTCGCTGCTGCGAGTACCAAACGATGCGCGGGTACACTGAGcaatccaaaaattaaaaatattttcctaaatcaTTTATGTAAGCTGAGGACAAAGTGATACTTACAGAGCCGTTGGGTTCGAAACTTTAAATGTCACATCGATTAGAGACTGTTCGTCGTAGAAGCTAAATATTTTCGCCATTAATTTCTCCATGAAGCAGGTCCGCTCACTGGAATCGCTTTGAAGAGCAGGACTTTCGGTACAACTCGATGCCATGATTAGTTAAATACcttttgtgataaaaaaatacaacattatataaaatgttttaaataagtaaattgaAGTCGATCTTTGCTTTCAAGTTATTTAGTGTAGGCGCATTTAGACAGATGTTTGAAATAAATGAGCCTTGAGTTGTTGAAATATAGGTTTTACAAATCAGATACAAATTTCTATAAATCGAAATCAGACGGCTGGTTTGGAAAATCTCAAAAACCCAATATATAGAGCTCAGTTCCTACGGCTCACTTTTTAACATTTACCATTTTACCGGAAATTTCGgccaatctgtgagatatagtATTGAATTTCAGGCAACAGCCTTCCTTATAATAATGCGCCCTTGTATTAAATGTAGATAAAATTCGGTCAGTACTTTCCCAACTCCCACttttagtaaacaaaaataatttaaagatcgACCTCGCCCGccactataacaaaaacactaatttctaaaaaattattataaaaagaaaaatttttctttgatgaTTCAATGTATtcccaaaaaacaacaaaataatacattaactaaatatatctttattttattaaaattataaacataccatgttgtccagaatccataaaaactattttccagaattcacttcacgcaacacaaaaaaccacttgcaatttcgagaacatAAAAGCGTATCGCGAATAAGGACGTGCGTACTGAACGAAGTCTAGGTTCCGACTACATATGTGGCAATATATtcatttaatcggttcattgtaATACGGTTacttaagtattaaaaaaatcaattttgagtacCATCGCTGAAGCTTGTAAACCTCACGACCAAAAGCGTTCAACTTTAGCTAATAGGAGACGACTTGTGTTCCACGTGAACAACGCCAGGACACACACATTGCTAATCCCACGCCACAAGCTCCACGAGCTAGGCTACGAGCTCCATAAATATGCACCTTATAGTCCGAGCCTTGCTCTAAATGACTACTGTGTTCCAATGTCTATGGCGAAGATGTTGAAGGTGAGAAATGTGCCTCAATAGAAGATTGTAAAATCCGACTGTCACagttcttttctttaattaatggTGACGTTGGTTTCTATGAATGGCAGCAATTCATATTAGATCTAAATCGAATCAGACTAACTGAGCTATATAAAATCctcaattttcttcaaaaatattggcATTCGTTTTACTAGACCTTATATTCAGTTTCTTTTTACGAAAACAGCAGATTTTGAGTAGGCCCTTTTGGCTTTTATAGCAATCCACTTTTAATAAAGctcctttaaaatatttcactataATTCCAAATGTGTTCTTAATTCTTTGATGGAACGAATAATTTTTACGCCTAAAATTAAGTCTCAAGCTCTGAAAATATGTTGGGGAACAGTAtgtacttacttacttacatagACAATGCCCTAAATGGGTATCTGCACAGCTCCTGAGATGGCCAATTATATCTCCTAAAGATATTTACgtttgacaattaagtaatgaggcTGATTTTATTGCCGCACTTGTGGTAAACCTGTGCACTTCAAATTCCCTCTCTCTTTTACCGGCATCCCTCCTCTCTCCATTGATATGTTCACCTTCGCTCTGGCTTGTCTAGTTCGCCTGCTGCGTCAAGTTGAGTAgacgtgtgtttgtagtgctcgtcacgaaaatggaaaaaagaaatCAAGAGCAACGCGTCGCGATAAAATTTTGCGCCAGATTGGGCGAAAGAGCTTCGAAACGTACACTAAAATTGTAAGAGTGTATGGTGATAGTGCTCTTATTCGTGCCCAGTCTCACAATGGTTGTCTCCGCCCGCCCCCGCCTGAAAGAAGCTCGCATGAGCAAGTCGAAGGTGAAAACGATgattattgccttttttgatagccgtggaatcgtccacaaagaattcgttCCACCGGGGAAAAAGGGAATCAAATCTACTATTGCCAAGTACTCGAAAGATAGCGAAAACGGGTCAACAGGGTGCGCCCAGACATCGCTCGCAACTGCATCCTCAGCGTGTCCCAATATTTGGCCTCTAAAGGGATCGCCGTGTTGCAACAGCCGCCTTATTCGCCCGACATGCCACCCTGTGACTTTTTGTTTCCTGAAACAAAATCGGTTGTCAAAAGAACCCATTTTTAGTCGATCACGGACATCCAGGCGGCCGTAACGAGGGTACTCGCGGACATCCCAGTCGAAGCGTTCCAGAAATGTTACGAAGCATGGAAAACGCTCTAGAATCGCTATATAGCTGCccaaggggactactttgaaggggatggcagagttgtagaacaattttcaaatatacggtttttatggAATCAGCTCTAAAACCAAATACAACACATGCTGCTACAATATTGATGCCGGAGTAAAACTACATCAAAGGTCACCATGGTGTATACGCAACAACTTGAACAGCGTGTATTTTTAAGGGTAAAATCGTTTCACTTTGTAAATGAATATACAACATATAGATTTCTATACCgttttaaaacattattaacCATAAACTCaggcttttaaaaaaaaattagttccgCTGGCTTACAATCTTAAATGAGTGCAACGACTCCATCACATCATGAATTAGACCAATTTGCATTTGGACACAATTGGTGTAAGCAAAAATCGATTAATAATCtctgcaaatacatacatacgaaaagtatgtgataaatataaaatttttcacacattttttatatttgtttaaacgaatttaaaaattagaagaaatGACCTTCGAGTCTTCCTCGCTGCCTTTCGCCAAAAATCTACAAACCACTGacagtatgtttttttttgtggttctgTAAACATTGAGGATGCCAGGAATGTAAAATTAAACCTACAAGAGCTTACCGCTCCTTGCAAAAAGAGaaaatcatacatatttatggtaTTTCTTATAggagaatttatttaaaaaaacataaaaaagcacTTTTgtctcaaaaaaaatattaataataaaagctAAATGTCTAAAATCATCTGTGTTGATAAAGTTTAAAGAGAACTGCAGTTTTTAAGAGTTCTTTCTACATGCCAAAATGGCCAGACCATATCTCATCTCTACTATTCAATATTTACCTACAGTAGAACcgccttttcaaataaatagcTAAATAAATAGACTTTTTAATTAAggatataaaatgtaaaaaattatttattttttacagaaatGATCTTCAAATACCAATTTTCGAGCTTTTCTTCTTAATTACGGTTTCTTGCAAATCACTTAGC comes from the Bactrocera neohumeralis isolate Rockhampton chromosome 2, APGP_CSIRO_Bneo_wtdbg2-racon-allhic-juicebox.fasta_v2, whole genome shotgun sequence genome and includes:
- the LOC126767587 gene encoding kelch-like protein 17, translated to MASSCTESPALQSDSSERTCFMEKLMAKIFSFYDEQSLIDVTFKVSNPTALVPAHRLVLAAASPYFENLFNGAQGTNPVIEINDIDSDIFERLITFCYTGQTLITVNNVSDMLKAAIVLQLDDAITSCVDYLMAHINEYTIQGVYTLERETQCELFKQKIIENETQNFVEISQSDEFLNFDFEKMQRILESDNLNITREEDAFDAIKRWFNFDVAARQEQLPLLIACLRLTQFDADFLLTHIQPLPGCELLAFKALSWIIKPEARTKINMRFTGPRRVEAFPFFREPQTQPTINMQVKGPRGVEAFSFVREPEVRRKINTQIKGPSGVEAVSLIREPEAQPKINMQIKGPRGVNAASCGEKTLLALCSKTNPKLLQYKKLRISGRNMRV